Proteins from a single region of Primulina tabacum isolate GXHZ01 chromosome 5, ASM2559414v2, whole genome shotgun sequence:
- the LOC142545418 gene encoding uncharacterized protein LOC142545418 isoform X2, translating to MKENVVQELQQLQPDEASKKKMLDILKRFHEEAETSGMDSDESDSFLSEETIQKIIYGGRLGYNDLSTEENKHFHRAIASGELSKMIEPWTPWWLKPSAQYISLSSDGTQLVRPALKHDLVASSEDAASGDQWHDMLSGPETPIPPLNQLTATKPSPFLTVHAVDIIYCYCFTLRLYNGDWKSDAFESATTLLMVSSVLGQLAHPETVFEALLHCLERTCSTAYKHMGGLPFGLMLLDDVDCLLYLGGAALVCLLYDLQKMIRAAERQLKLENMNKSKRAELKTKFKHVERKVYFIMSWVHEQPAEAWSILASIVNAEKSSVMEYVDSKICTAKTKGEVGRNGKPLIKEVQSSYD from the exons AtgaaagaaaatgttgttcAAGAACTGCAACAACTGCAACCTGATGAAGCaagcaaaaagaaaatgttggaCATACTTAAACGGTTCCACGAGGAAGCGGAAACAAGTGGCATGGATAGTGATG AGTCGGATTCTTTTTTATCGGAGGAGACTATCCAAAAGATTATTTATG GAGGTCGATTAGGATACAATGATTTATCTACTGAAGAAAATAAACATTTCCATCGAGCAATAGCCTCAGGAGAGCTTAGCAAGATGATTGAACCATGGACTCCTTGGTGGTTAAAGCCTTCTGCCCAATATATATCACTTAGCTCGGATGGGACCCAATTAGTCAGACCTGCTCTGAAACATGATTTGGTGGCATCTTCTGAAGATGCTGCCAGTGGTGATCAATGGCACGACATGCTTTCTGGACCTGAAACTCCCATTCCACCTCTGAACCAACTCACTGCTACTAAGCCATCTCCATTTTTAACAGTGCATGCTGTTGACATTATATACTGTTATTGTTTCACCCTTCGTCTTTACAATGGGGATTGGAAATCTGATGCCTTTGAATCAGCAACAACTCTACTGATGGTATCTTCTGTTTTGGGTCAACTTGCACACCCGGAGACTGTTTTTGAAGCTTTGTTGCATTGCTTGGAGCGAACATGCTCTACTGCTTACAAGCACATGGGTGGTTTGCCGTTTGGACTGATGCTTTTGGATGATGTTGATTGCCTGCTTTATCTTGGAGGTGCAGCTTTAGTCTGCTTGCTGTATGACTTGCAAAAGATGATTCGAGCTGCCGAGAGACAGCTCAAGTTAGAGAACATGAACAAGTCGAAAAGGGCCGAGTTGAAGACCAAGTTTAAGCATGTGGAACGGAAAGTTTACTTCATTATGAGTTGGGTTCATGAGCAACCAGCTGAGGCGTGGTCTATCTTGGCCAGTATTGTGAATGCTGAGAAGTCTTCTGTTATGGAGTATGTGGATAGTAAAATATGCACTGCGAAAACGAAGGGAGAAGTAGGACGAAATGGGAAACCATTGATTAAGGAGGTTCAGAGCTCCTACGACTGA
- the LOC142545418 gene encoding uncharacterized protein LOC142545418 isoform X1, with protein sequence MTETIIASTIPQFTGNSRIICRMCEKQFTQYTCPRCNIRYCSLQCYKSHNPRCTESFMKENVVQELQQLQPDEASKKKMLDILKRFHEEAETSGMDSDESDSFLSEETIQKIIYGGRLGYNDLSTEENKHFHRAIASGELSKMIEPWTPWWLKPSAQYISLSSDGTQLVRPALKHDLVASSEDAASGDQWHDMLSGPETPIPPLNQLTATKPSPFLTVHAVDIIYCYCFTLRLYNGDWKSDAFESATTLLMVSSVLGQLAHPETVFEALLHCLERTCSTAYKHMGGLPFGLMLLDDVDCLLYLGGAALVCLLYDLQKMIRAAERQLKLENMNKSKRAELKTKFKHVERKVYFIMSWVHEQPAEAWSILASIVNAEKSSVMEYVDSKICTAKTKGEVGRNGKPLIKEVQSSYD encoded by the exons ATGACGGAAACTATTATCGCCTCAACAATCCCGCAATTCACCGGTAACTCCCGCATAATCTGCCGCAT GTGTGAAAAGCAATTTACACAATATACATGCCCTCGGTGCAATATTCGGTATTGCTCTCTGCAATGTTACAAG TCCCATAATCCTCGTTGCACCGAATCTTTTAtgaaagaaaatgttgttcAAGAACTGCAACAACTGCAACCTGATGAAGCaagcaaaaagaaaatgttggaCATACTTAAACGGTTCCACGAGGAAGCGGAAACAAGTGGCATGGATAGTGATG AGTCGGATTCTTTTTTATCGGAGGAGACTATCCAAAAGATTATTTATG GAGGTCGATTAGGATACAATGATTTATCTACTGAAGAAAATAAACATTTCCATCGAGCAATAGCCTCAGGAGAGCTTAGCAAGATGATTGAACCATGGACTCCTTGGTGGTTAAAGCCTTCTGCCCAATATATATCACTTAGCTCGGATGGGACCCAATTAGTCAGACCTGCTCTGAAACATGATTTGGTGGCATCTTCTGAAGATGCTGCCAGTGGTGATCAATGGCACGACATGCTTTCTGGACCTGAAACTCCCATTCCACCTCTGAACCAACTCACTGCTACTAAGCCATCTCCATTTTTAACAGTGCATGCTGTTGACATTATATACTGTTATTGTTTCACCCTTCGTCTTTACAATGGGGATTGGAAATCTGATGCCTTTGAATCAGCAACAACTCTACTGATGGTATCTTCTGTTTTGGGTCAACTTGCACACCCGGAGACTGTTTTTGAAGCTTTGTTGCATTGCTTGGAGCGAACATGCTCTACTGCTTACAAGCACATGGGTGGTTTGCCGTTTGGACTGATGCTTTTGGATGATGTTGATTGCCTGCTTTATCTTGGAGGTGCAGCTTTAGTCTGCTTGCTGTATGACTTGCAAAAGATGATTCGAGCTGCCGAGAGACAGCTCAAGTTAGAGAACATGAACAAGTCGAAAAGGGCCGAGTTGAAGACCAAGTTTAAGCATGTGGAACGGAAAGTTTACTTCATTATGAGTTGGGTTCATGAGCAACCAGCTGAGGCGTGGTCTATCTTGGCCAGTATTGTGAATGCTGAGAAGTCTTCTGTTATGGAGTATGTGGATAGTAAAATATGCACTGCGAAAACGAAGGGAGAAGTAGGACGAAATGGGAAACCATTGATTAAGGAGGTTCAGAGCTCCTACGACTGA
- the LOC142545419 gene encoding transcription factor bHLH157-like, with protein MGAQTIDSNAKETLKNLCCSNGWSYALFWGFDYTNSLLLTLKDAYYEEQLGDVIDNMFLQVHVLGGGVIGQAAFTKNDRWMFSEDHNERQSSLGSFQSLEVFQDDSELYCQFSMGIETIALISVEPLGVVQFGSTHKILERKDFAEQVKELFRVMGEKFQLAENEPATSKTQFHEPTTQFLSSLSHNILHSTNQNILHDTISEGFRDLNNPMVASSQLDNLILESGNIFNPRATKELSSNSECSVITSSWPHLTSKLSENADFSTLNANVNSASTSSLEQDFSEEFLHSRYYALLLDSTNCGIQRPSSLMSLEELFQDNDFEDLSKYFPGDDLAQWFSSMPGQNNTSFPALLSSDLRGCNRQIDIPEKLMGNSLSSITDTFGTDHVKETQQDWSETLIPIVDCDYLNFGGDDTKSISEKCVRSDVGTVSNSLFSKLGLDLILDGCAGNSCTFSQSRFDIQSSSPAKRRKTESYLLGHDQVKYQDSPIFDEKLLNSAASLKEPGVCIGNRCSLSTQNSCVSKSQDELKKSGKKKAKTGTKPRPKDRQMIQDRLVELRGLIPNGEKMSIDRLLERTIRHLNFMSGLIKHAETLKQIDKPKSGAVPEDNFNSCGGGGITWACEVGEQMMVCPLKVEDLSTPGQMLIEIQCEEQGFFLEIADLIRGFGLIILKGVLKVVESNIWAHFIVEAEENQHVTRHEVFSSLIQLLQMSCDSAGNAIDPLGRVISSGVSLFNHHKPTVSFPVNLIS; from the exons ATGGGTGCTCAAACGATTGATTCAAATGCAAAAGAGACATTAAAGAATCTTTGTTGCAGTAATGGATGGAGTTACGCCCTTTTCTGGGGCTTTGATTACACAAATTCTTT GTTGTTGACATTGAAAGATGCATATTATGAGGAACAATTGGGAGATGTGATTGATAATATGTTTCTACAAGTGCATGTTCTTGGAGGAGG TGTCATTGGTCAAGCAGCGTTTACTAAAAATGATAGATGGATGTTTTCCGAAGATCACAATGAGAGGCAAAGTTCTTTAGGATCATTCCAAAGTCTTGAGGTCTTTCAG GATGATTCTGAATTGTATTGCCAATTCTCTATGGGGATAGAG ACTATAGCTCTAATTTCAGTAGAACCATTGGGGGTTGTGCAATTTGGTTCTACTCACAAG ATTCTCGAGAGAAAAGATTTTGCAGAACAAGTGAAAGAACTTTTCAGAGTAATGGGTGAAAAATTTCAGTTGGCGGAAAATGAGCCCGCAACTTCAAAAACCCAGTTCCATGAGCCAACCACACAGTTTTTGTCATCGCTGTCACACAACATTTTACATTCCACGAATCAAAATATTCTACATGATACGATCTCTGAAGGTTTTCGGGACTTGAATAATCCGATGGTTGCCTCGTCTCAGTTAGATAATCTCATCTTAGAGTCTGGGAACATTTTTAATCCCCGGGCCACCAAAGAGCTTAGCAGCAATAGTGAGTGTTCAGTGATAACTTCCTCTTGGCCTCATTTGACATCCAAATTGAGTGAAAATGCCGATTTCTCAACTTTAAATGCCAATGTCAACTCGGCTTCCACTTCATCACTAGAGCAAGATTTCTCCGAGGAATTTTTACACTCTCGATATTATGCTTTGTTGCTCGATTCAACTAATTGTGGGATTCAAAGGCCATCCAGCCTAATGTCTTTGGAGGAGTTATTTCAAGATAATGATTTTGAGGACCTCTCTAAATATTTTCCAGGAGATGATCTTGCTCAATGGTTTTCTTCTATGCCAGGCCAAAACAACACCTCATTCCCTGCTCTACTAAGTAGTGATCTGCGGGGATGTAACCGTCAAATTGATATCCCAGAAAAACTTATGGGCAATTCACTAAGTTCTATTACAGATACATTCGGAACAGACCATGTAAAAGAAACACAACAGGATTGGAGTGAAACTTTGATCCCGATTGTAGATtgtgattatttgaattttggTGGAGATGACACCAAGTCCATTTCTGAGAAATGCGTACGGTCTGATGTTGGGACAGTATCTAATAGCTTGTTCTCAAAATTAGGCCTTGACCTCATTTTAGATGGTTGTGCTGGTAATTCTTGTACATTTTCAcaatcaagatttgatattcaGTCATCCTCTCCTGctaaaagaagaaaaactgaGAGCTATTTGTTGGGCCACGACCAAGTCAAATATCAAGACTCTCCTATCTTCGATGAAAAATTGCTTAATAGTGCAGCCTCTTTGAAAGAACCAGGTGTGTGTATTGGTAACAGATGTAGCTTGAGTACTCAAAATTCTTGTGTATCAAAGAGCCAAGATGAGCTGAAAAAATCTGGGAAGAAAAAGGCTAAAACAGGGACCAAACCAAGGCCAAAAGATCGTCAAATGATCCAAGACCGTCTTGTGGAGTTAAGGGGACTCATTCCTAATGGTGAAAAG ATGAGCATTGATCGTCTGTTGGAACGAACGATAAGACATTTAAACTTCATGTCTGGTCTCATAAAGCATGCTGAAACTCTGAAACAAATTGACAAGCCAAAG AGCGGGGCTGTACCAGAAGACAATTTCAATAGTTGTGGCGGAGGTGGAATTACGTGGGCATGTGAAGTAGGCGAGCAGATGATGGTTTGTCCTCTGAAAGTTGAGGACCTTAGCACCCCTGGTCAAATGCTTATAGAG ATCCAATGCGAAGAACAAGGCTTCTTTTTGGAGATTGCAGACTTAATCCGAGGTTTTGGCTTGATTATCCTCAAGGGAGTGCTTAAAGTTGTTGAATCTAATATTTGGGCTCACTTCATAGTGGAGGCcgag GAAAACCAGCATGTCACACGCCATGAAGTATTTTCCTCCCTCATTCAGCTTTTGCAGATGAGTTGCGATAGTGCAGGGAATGCAATCGATCCACTCGGTAGAGTAATCAGCTCAGGTGTATCCTTGTTCAACCATCATAAACCGACTGTTTCGTTTCCTGTCAATTTAATCAGTTGA
- the LOC142545422 gene encoding rsm22-cox11 tandem protein 2, mitochondrial: MASLISETLPKFTAETLKAAAKLSERCRIVPVHLRRAIDKYLQEQEVMHMKRKVLSLSQSFNGIKEANSLLAASTSKELVEDPLKANECSQRWKVKSAYGDIGLKYQEDQAIAYVAARMPAVYSALYRVLSEVRRRVPDFVPAKVLDFGAGTSSALWAMMEVWPGSLEQINLVEPSQSMQRAGQSLMKGLQNLPLIHSYDNIQLLSKHINKSGRRHDLVIASYVLGEIPSVTDRITLVRQLWDLTGDILILVEPGTPQGSSIISQMRSHVLWMEKRRNRKLQNAANKVSKDLLTLKTGAFVVAPCPHDGPCPLQNTDKYCHFVQRLERTSSQRSYKRSKGPLRGFEDEKFCYVAFRRGLRPREPWPLDGMKFDTLKEMHAKRVPEDLEKDVESQFFTLEVQNDPYEADEKTVASDSNALEIDSSVENDDVKEEYDEDENGETPRADLGSGWGRIIYMPFRRGKRVELDVCRSTNGEGTEGSFDRVVITQSKNPTLHHQARRSLWGDLWPLRSEQAKKFYM, encoded by the exons AGCAAGAGGTTATGCATATGAAGAGAAAAGTGTTGAGCTTGTCGCAATCATTCAATGGGATTAAGGAAGCAAACTCGCTTCTTGCTGCATCGACCTCGAAGGAGCTGGTGGAAGACCCGCTCAAAGCGAATGAATGTTCACAGAGGTGGAAAGTTAAGTCTGCTTATGGGGACATTGGCCTTAAATATCAAGAAGACCAGGCTATCGCTTACGTTGCTGCACGCATGCCTGCTGTATACTCTGCTCTTTACCGCGTCCTAAGTGAG GTGAGAAGAAGAGTTCCTGATTTTGTCCCAGCGAAAGTACTAGATTTTGGGGCAGGAACCAGTTCAGCATTGTG GGCAATGATGGAGGTGTGGCCAGGGTCATTGGAGCAGATTAACTTGGTGGAGCCATCACAATCAATGCAAAGAGCGGGACAGAGCCTGATGAAAG GACTACAAAATTTACCCCTGATCCATAGTTATGATAACATCCAGTTGTTGAGTAAGCATATTAACAAGTCTGGAAGGCGACATGACCTTGTTATTGCT TCGTACGTGCTTGGAGAGATACCATCTGTGACGGACAGAATTACTCTTGTGCGCCAACTCTGGGATCTGACTGGAGATATCCTG ATTCTCGTCGAGCCTGGGACACCACAAGGATCAAGTATCATTTCTCAAATGCGATCCCATGTCTTATGGATGGAGAAGAGG agAAATCGCAAATTGCAAAATGCTGCAAATAAAGTCTCCAAGGATCTGTTGACACTTAAAACCGGTGCATTTGTAGTTGCTCCT TGTCCCCATGATGGACCGTGCCCGCTGCAGAATACCGACAAATACTGTCATTTTGTTCAACGCCTGGAGAGGACATCATCACAGCGATCATACAAG CGATCCAAGGGTCCTCTACGTGGCTTTGAAGATGAAAAGTTTTGTTATGTTGCTTTCAGACGAGGATTACGACCAAG AGAACCTTGGCCACTTGATGGTATGAAGTTTGATACGTTAAAAGAGATGCATGCTAAAAGGGTACCTGAAGATCTAGAGAAGGATGTTG AGAGCCAATTTTTTACCCTAGAAGTGCAGAATGATCCTTATGAAGCAGATGAGAAAACCGTTGCATCTGATTCAAATGCGTTGGAAATTGATTCATCAGTGGAGAATGATGATGTAAAGGAAGAATACGACGAGGATGAAAATGGAGAAACTCCTCGCGCTGATCTTGGAAGTGGGTGGGGAAGAATTATTTATATGCCATTTCGAAGGGGTAAACGAGTTGAGTTGGATGTGTGTCGTTCGACCAATGGCGAAGGAACAGAAGGCTCCTTTGACCGTGTTGTCATTACGCAGAGCAAGAATCCCACTTTGCATCATCAAGCCCGGCGATCACTTTGGGGTGACCTGTGGCCACTCAGGAGCGAACAAGCTAAAAAATTTTACATGTAA